A genomic region of Caulobacter vibrioides contains the following coding sequences:
- a CDS encoding LysR family transcriptional regulator translates to MKLNLRSLEAFRETMLSGSATAAAGRMGLTQPAVSRLIAQLEQEIGFELFYRERGRLSPTPEALIIYDEIDLAFGGLERVDALARDIAAFNTGLLKIVAPPSLSESVLSTILPRFMARFPKVRIAIESRSTETARAMVANRTVDCGFVKLPLDRSDISTVTLSTSETVCVLPDNHPLASHEVLTPELLRGEPLVLLGAGTWTRRQIDDAFRERGIRPDVRVETHTVGSACALAAGGLGVAVVNALLADNFARPGVAIRVFRPQILHEYAFMTSALAPMNRLAAAFLEEAQSFFREQAR, encoded by the coding sequence ATGAAGCTGAACTTGCGGAGTCTGGAAGCCTTTCGGGAGACCATGCTGAGCGGTTCAGCAACGGCCGCTGCTGGCCGTATGGGGCTGACCCAACCCGCCGTAAGCCGGCTGATCGCCCAGTTGGAGCAAGAGATCGGCTTCGAGCTCTTCTATCGCGAGCGCGGTCGCCTGAGCCCGACACCCGAGGCCCTGATCATCTATGACGAGATCGACCTGGCGTTCGGCGGGCTGGAGCGAGTCGACGCCTTGGCGCGCGACATCGCCGCGTTCAATACGGGCCTGCTGAAGATCGTGGCGCCGCCCAGCCTCTCGGAAAGCGTGCTCTCGACGATCCTGCCGCGCTTCATGGCCCGGTTTCCCAAGGTGCGGATCGCCATCGAGTCGCGCAGCACCGAAACCGCTCGCGCCATGGTCGCCAACCGAACCGTCGACTGCGGGTTTGTGAAGCTGCCGCTCGATCGCAGCGACATCTCCACGGTCACGCTGTCGACCAGCGAGACGGTCTGTGTGTTGCCTGACAACCATCCGCTGGCGTCGCACGAGGTGCTGACGCCCGAATTGTTGCGCGGCGAACCCTTGGTGCTGCTGGGCGCTGGCACCTGGACCCGCCGCCAGATCGACGACGCCTTCCGTGAACGCGGGATACGGCCGGACGTCCGAGTCGAGACCCACACCGTCGGCTCCGCCTGCGCGCTGGCGGCGGGCGGCCTGGGCGTCGCGGTCGTCAACGCTCTGTTGGCCGACAACTTCGCACGCCCAGGCGTCGCCATCCGGGTTTTCCGCCCCCAGATCCTCCACGAGTACGCGTTCATGACTTCGGCGCTGGCGCCGATGAACCGACTGGCGGCGGCGTTCCTGGAAGAGGCCCAGAGCTTTTTCCGCGAGCAGGCGCGCTAG
- a CDS encoding CocE/NonD family hydrolase has translation MVTMRDGVRLAVDIYRPAVDGEPLLTPLPVLLERTPYDKRGTNHGDRTRQDPIPKSKPELAVAFVRGGYVVAIQDCRGRYASEGVFEKYLSEGADGYDTIAWLAAQPWCDGRVATYGLSYGAHVQSAAACLAPPALAAMFLDSGGFSSAYHSGIRQGGAFELKQATWAYRHALLSPESQRDPARLAALEAQDLKAWFKRMPWSEGHSPLSAAPEYEKYLLDQWRTGLFGPYWTQTGVYARGAYDTYADVPMVHMSSWYDPYSVTATENFLGLSGRKRSPVKLILGPWTHGQRSVTHAGDVDFGPEATLDGALAENYVALRLAWFDAWLKPGGQTQDPLPPVKLFVMGGGSGRKTLEGRLDHGGHWRDEATWPPRDACATDYFLSADGGLSTAPEVVDEAFLDYVHDPLNPVPTIGGAIASGAPVMEPGAFDQREGPQIFGCRPPYRALRDRDDVLVFETPPLETDVEVIGPIRTRLFVSSDGLDTDFTIKLIDVHPPSEDYPDGFAMNLTHGILRARYRERFDRETWMTPGEVYLIEVEAFPTANRFVKGHRIRLDVSSSNFPHFDVNPNTDEPEGYGFTPRRARNRVYMDAQRPSRLLLPIVTR, from the coding sequence ATGGTCACCATGCGCGACGGCGTACGCCTGGCCGTCGACATCTATCGGCCTGCGGTCGATGGCGAGCCGTTGCTGACGCCGCTGCCCGTCCTCCTGGAGCGGACGCCCTACGACAAGCGGGGGACCAATCACGGAGACCGGACCCGCCAGGACCCGATCCCCAAGTCGAAGCCTGAACTGGCGGTGGCGTTCGTGCGCGGCGGTTACGTCGTGGCCATCCAGGACTGTCGTGGCCGCTACGCCTCGGAAGGCGTGTTCGAGAAGTATCTGAGCGAAGGCGCGGACGGCTATGACACCATCGCCTGGCTGGCCGCCCAGCCTTGGTGCGACGGCCGGGTGGCGACCTACGGCTTGTCTTATGGCGCGCACGTCCAGAGCGCCGCCGCGTGCCTGGCCCCGCCGGCGCTGGCGGCGATGTTCCTCGACTCCGGCGGCTTCTCCAGCGCCTATCATTCGGGCATTCGCCAGGGCGGGGCCTTCGAGCTGAAACAGGCGACCTGGGCCTACAGGCATGCGCTGCTCAGCCCCGAAAGCCAGCGCGATCCGGCGCGTCTCGCCGCCTTGGAAGCACAGGATCTCAAGGCCTGGTTCAAGCGCATGCCCTGGTCGGAGGGACACTCCCCGCTGAGCGCCGCGCCCGAGTACGAAAAGTACCTGCTCGACCAGTGGCGCACCGGCCTCTTTGGCCCGTACTGGACCCAGACCGGCGTCTATGCGCGCGGGGCCTATGACACCTACGCCGACGTGCCGATGGTGCATATGAGCAGCTGGTACGACCCCTACTCCGTCACCGCGACCGAGAACTTCCTGGGCCTCTCGGGTCGTAAGCGTTCACCGGTGAAACTTATCCTCGGCCCTTGGACCCACGGCCAGCGCTCGGTCACCCACGCAGGGGATGTCGACTTTGGCCCCGAAGCGACGCTGGATGGCGCCCTGGCCGAGAATTATGTGGCCCTGCGCCTGGCCTGGTTCGACGCCTGGCTGAAGCCGGGCGGACAAACCCAGGATCCCTTGCCCCCTGTGAAGCTGTTCGTCATGGGCGGCGGCTCGGGACGAAAGACGCTGGAAGGTCGGCTCGATCACGGCGGACACTGGCGAGACGAGGCCACATGGCCGCCGCGAGACGCGTGCGCCACCGACTATTTCCTGTCCGCCGACGGCGGCCTGTCGACCGCACCCGAGGTCGTCGATGAAGCCTTCCTGGACTACGTGCACGATCCTCTGAACCCCGTGCCCACCATCGGCGGCGCGATCGCGTCCGGCGCGCCGGTCATGGAACCGGGGGCCTTCGACCAGCGCGAGGGGCCCCAGATCTTCGGCTGCCGGCCACCCTATCGGGCGCTGCGCGATCGCGACGATGTGCTGGTGTTCGAGACCCCGCCGCTGGAGACCGATGTCGAGGTCATTGGTCCGATCCGTACACGCCTGTTCGTCAGCTCCGATGGCCTAGACACCGACTTCACCATCAAGCTGATCGACGTACATCCGCCGTCCGAGGACTATCCCGATGGCTTTGCGATGAACCTGACGCACGGGATCCTGCGCGCGCGCTATCGGGAGCGCTTCGATCGAGAGACCTGGATGACGCCTGGGGAGGTCTATCTCATCGAGGTGGAAGCCTTCCCCACGGCCAATCGCTTCGTGAAGGGCCATCGCATCCGGCTGGATGTCTCGTCGAGCAACTTCCCCCACTTCGACGTCAATCCGAACACCGACGAACCCGAAGGCTACGGCTTTACGCCTCGTCGCGCCCGCAATCGGGTCTATATGGACGCTCAGCGGCCGTCGCGCCTGCTGCTGCCGATCGTCACCCGCTGA
- a CDS encoding AbgT family transporter — protein MNESIEPQRAGERGWRRLLDRIERVGDALPDPVFIFIGCIALLVAGSVIASALGWSAVNPVTGKHLQAESLLSRENLAKLFVDMPETMTKFPPLGLVLVVMLGAAVAERSGLFGALLGDAIRKLPKAILSPAIFVIGVMSHHAADAAYVVLIPMAALIYAEAGRHPLAGVAIAYAGISGAFAGNMLPGQFDVLILGITAPAAQLIDPNFVMNPLGNWWFTLAIGTLFTPIAWWVTDRVVEPRLGPWTRADTAAAAPDLALDEIGEAQKKGLRSAGLAAVLVIGLFAALTLWPGAPLVDHEAVGPKRMTPFYQSLIAAFMLLFLATGWAYGSATGSVKSHRDIVSMMAEGMRAMAPYLVLAFFAAHFVAMFAWSKMGPVMAVQGAELLRGHGLPKPLLLLSLLIMSSFLDLLIGSASAKWSAMAPIVVPMLMLLGISPEMTTAAYRMGDSIFNIVTPLASNFPLVLILAQKWRPRFGVGSMVALMLPYTIGFAIAGMALVLTWVGLGLPVGPGAPSGYVTPATAQTIP, from the coding sequence ATGAACGAGAGCATCGAGCCGCAGCGCGCGGGTGAGCGCGGCTGGCGGCGGCTGCTGGACCGAATCGAGCGCGTCGGCGACGCCCTGCCCGATCCCGTCTTCATCTTCATCGGCTGCATCGCCTTGCTGGTCGCCGGCTCGGTCATCGCCTCGGCGCTGGGCTGGAGCGCGGTGAACCCCGTCACGGGCAAGCACCTCCAGGCCGAAAGCCTGCTGTCGCGCGAGAACCTGGCCAAGCTGTTCGTCGACATGCCCGAGACCATGACCAAGTTCCCGCCGCTGGGGCTGGTTCTGGTGGTCATGCTGGGCGCGGCGGTCGCTGAGCGTTCGGGCCTGTTCGGCGCGCTGCTCGGTGATGCGATCCGCAAGTTGCCGAAGGCGATCCTGAGCCCGGCGATCTTCGTGATCGGGGTCATGTCGCACCATGCGGCGGACGCGGCCTATGTGGTGCTCATTCCGATGGCGGCTCTGATCTACGCCGAGGCCGGACGCCATCCGCTGGCGGGCGTGGCCATCGCCTATGCCGGCATCTCCGGCGCCTTCGCCGGCAACATGCTGCCCGGCCAGTTCGACGTCTTGATCCTGGGCATCACCGCCCCAGCGGCCCAGTTGATCGACCCGAACTTCGTGATGAACCCGCTGGGCAACTGGTGGTTCACCCTGGCGATCGGAACCCTGTTCACGCCGATCGCGTGGTGGGTCACCGATCGCGTGGTCGAGCCGCGCCTGGGCCCGTGGACCCGCGCGGACACCGCCGCCGCCGCGCCGGACCTCGCCCTGGACGAGATCGGCGAGGCGCAGAAAAAGGGGCTTCGCAGCGCGGGCCTAGCGGCCGTGCTGGTGATCGGACTTTTCGCGGCCCTCACGCTCTGGCCCGGCGCGCCGCTGGTAGATCACGAGGCGGTCGGGCCCAAGCGCATGACACCCTTCTACCAGTCGCTGATCGCCGCCTTCATGCTGCTGTTCCTGGCCACAGGCTGGGCCTATGGCTCGGCGACCGGTTCGGTGAAATCGCACCGCGACATCGTGTCGATGATGGCTGAGGGCATGCGCGCCATGGCGCCGTACCTGGTGCTGGCCTTCTTCGCCGCCCACTTCGTGGCGATGTTCGCCTGGTCCAAGATGGGGCCGGTCATGGCGGTGCAAGGCGCCGAGTTGTTGCGCGGCCATGGCCTGCCCAAGCCCCTGCTGCTGCTTTCGCTGCTGATCATGTCGTCGTTCCTGGACCTGTTGATCGGCTCGGCCTCGGCCAAGTGGAGCGCCATGGCGCCGATCGTGGTGCCCATGCTGATGCTGCTGGGCATATCGCCCGAGATGACGACAGCCGCCTATCGGATGGGCGACTCGATTTTCAACATCGTCACGCCCCTGGCCTCGAACTTCCCGCTGGTTCTGATCCTGGCGCAGAAGTGGCGACCGCGTTTTGGCGTCGGCTCCATGGTGGCGCTGATGCTGCCCTACACCATCGGCTTCGCCATCGCCGGCATGGCGCTGGTTTTGACCTGGGTCGGGCTGGGGCTTCCGGTCGGTCCAGGCGCGCCGAGCGGCTATGTTACGCCCGCCACCGCCCAGACCATTCCCTAG
- a CDS encoding CapA family protein: MDRRSLLQGVLALAATPAVAKPGQVRVALLGQALIEHAVTDALWPGRRALARELAKADIAFTNLETVIKGPRAGAPTREALTLHAGEPAVLDALKAMHINLLATANNHAFDLGSGGILDTVNAIERAGLVSAGSGRDLARAAAPAYAPTPAGPVALVAFATGKVREGGAATMTRPGVNELRRDASGLPREEDAERVLAAIAEARRRAEVVIAYQHNHDWEPNQADVPAWQRAFARRCVAAGASVFVGHGAPLLQGIEIHDGAPLFFGLGNFVFQTEKPPGAYAAECWESVIVQASFERGRCQAFELTPIVMNEIGLGGPEDMATRGMPALASPMQARVILDRVNARSVGLGSAAFAVRGSRAVWTAPSKG, from the coding sequence ATGGATCGGCGCAGTCTGTTGCAAGGCGTTTTGGCTCTGGCCGCCACGCCAGCGGTCGCCAAGCCGGGACAGGTGCGAGTCGCCCTGCTGGGCCAGGCGCTGATCGAGCATGCCGTCACCGATGCGCTGTGGCCCGGGCGTCGCGCCCTGGCGCGCGAGCTCGCTAAGGCCGACATCGCCTTCACCAATCTTGAGACGGTGATCAAGGGGCCGCGGGCCGGAGCGCCGACGCGTGAAGCCCTGACCTTGCATGCCGGCGAGCCGGCGGTGCTGGATGCGCTCAAGGCGATGCACATCAATCTGCTGGCCACCGCCAACAACCATGCCTTCGACCTGGGGAGCGGCGGCATCCTCGACACGGTCAACGCGATTGAACGGGCCGGCTTGGTGTCGGCGGGGTCGGGGCGTGATCTCGCGCGGGCCGCCGCGCCTGCCTACGCCCCGACGCCAGCAGGGCCAGTGGCGCTCGTCGCCTTCGCCACGGGCAAGGTGCGCGAGGGCGGCGCCGCGACCATGACCCGTCCCGGGGTGAATGAACTGCGCCGCGACGCCTCGGGTCTCCCGCGCGAGGAAGACGCCGAGCGGGTGTTGGCCGCCATCGCCGAGGCCCGGCGCCGCGCCGAGGTCGTCATCGCCTATCAGCACAATCACGACTGGGAGCCGAACCAGGCCGACGTGCCGGCCTGGCAGAGGGCGTTCGCGCGCCGATGCGTCGCGGCCGGAGCCTCGGTGTTCGTCGGGCATGGCGCGCCCCTGTTGCAGGGGATCGAGATCCATGACGGCGCGCCGCTGTTCTTTGGACTGGGCAACTTCGTCTTCCAGACCGAGAAGCCGCCAGGCGCCTACGCCGCCGAATGCTGGGAGAGCGTCATCGTGCAGGCCTCGTTCGAGCGCGGGCGTTGCCAGGCTTTCGAACTGACCCCGATCGTGATGAACGAGATCGGACTTGGCGGCCCCGAAGACATGGCCACGCGCGGCATGCCGGCCTTGGCGTCACCCATGCAGGCGCGGGTCATCCTGGATCGCGTGAATGCGCGCTCCGTGGGCTTGGGCTCAGCGGCCTTCGCGGTGCGCGGGTCTCGCGCGGTCTGGACCGCTCCCAGCAAGGGCTGA
- a CDS encoding LacI family DNA-binding transcriptional regulator, whose translation MATIQDVAREAGVSTATVSRVFSAPDLVLEPTRQKVMEAVHRLGYEPNFAAKSLRTLRTEKILVTVPDISNPFFSQVIRGVEEAALAAGYSVLLGDTRHEEAREEQYALMFRRKEADGLIFLGHRLPDILAEMLAAKGPRTPIVNGCEFRPGLAVSSAHIDNERAAAEAMDHLYGLGHVRVGVVTGPLASPISSDRLAGVLSAAQRHGRASALRMAIGDFSIESGVRQTGELLDEPGRPTAIFCFSDEMAMGALEAIRQRGLDCPRDISLVGFDDIRFAQYLHPQLTTVRQPKEQIGHEVVRLLLDILAGRSTALQNITLPHQLVVRNSTAAPLG comes from the coding sequence ATGGCCACCATTCAAGACGTCGCCCGCGAAGCCGGAGTCTCGACCGCGACCGTGTCGCGGGTCTTCAGCGCGCCCGACTTGGTGCTCGAGCCTACGCGCCAGAAGGTCATGGAGGCCGTCCACCGCCTGGGCTACGAACCGAACTTCGCGGCCAAGAGCCTGCGTACCCTGCGGACCGAAAAGATCCTGGTCACGGTGCCGGACATCTCCAACCCGTTCTTCTCGCAGGTGATCCGCGGCGTCGAGGAAGCCGCGCTAGCGGCGGGTTACTCCGTACTGCTGGGCGACACGCGCCACGAGGAGGCGCGCGAGGAACAGTACGCCCTGATGTTCCGGCGCAAGGAGGCCGACGGCCTGATCTTTCTGGGTCACCGCCTTCCGGACATCCTGGCCGAGATGCTCGCCGCCAAGGGGCCGCGCACGCCGATCGTCAATGGCTGCGAGTTCCGCCCCGGCCTCGCCGTCTCCAGCGCCCACATCGACAACGAGCGCGCCGCCGCCGAGGCCATGGACCACCTTTACGGCCTGGGGCACGTCCGCGTCGGGGTGGTGACAGGCCCGCTGGCCAGCCCGATCAGCAGCGACCGTCTGGCGGGCGTGCTGTCGGCCGCCCAGCGCCACGGACGCGCCAGCGCGCTGCGGATGGCCATCGGCGACTTCTCGATCGAGTCCGGCGTCCGGCAAACGGGCGAATTGCTGGACGAGCCTGGTCGGCCGACGGCGATCTTCTGCTTCAGCGACGAGATGGCCATGGGCGCGCTGGAAGCGATCCGCCAGCGCGGCCTCGACTGCCCGCGCGACATCTCGCTGGTCGGCTTCGACGACATCCGCTTCGCCCAGTACCTGCACCCGCAGCTCACCACGGTCCGCCAGCCCAAGGAGCAGATTGGTCACGAGGTGGTTCGGCTGCTGCTCGACATCCTCGCCGGACGATCCACGGCGCTGCAGAACATCACCCTGCCCCACCAGCTGGTGGTGAGGAACAGCACCGCCGCGCCGCTGGGCTAG
- a CDS encoding 3-keto-disaccharide hydrolase — MTIKPIMGLASFAVCMGLLGAAASAQTRPEDTEVWKPAPAVVTPASALGGAPSDAIILFDGRNLDQWVTAADKSPAGWTVADGVITVDKARGNIETKRSFGDYQLHLEWRIPADIAGSGQARGNSGVFLASTGSRDQGYEVQILDSYQSATYVNGQAGAVYKQHPPLANANRKPGEWQTYDIIWRAPVFGADGALARPASVTVLHNGVLVQDNAVLAGETVYIGKPGYKAHGSSPIKLQAHGDPSAPISFRNIWVRELALR; from the coding sequence ATGACGATCAAGCCGATCATGGGTCTGGCGAGCTTTGCGGTCTGCATGGGGCTCTTGGGCGCCGCAGCCTCGGCTCAGACTCGTCCCGAAGACACCGAAGTCTGGAAGCCCGCCCCTGCGGTGGTGACGCCGGCGTCCGCGCTGGGCGGGGCGCCGTCGGACGCCATCATCCTGTTCGACGGCCGCAATCTGGATCAGTGGGTCACAGCAGCCGACAAGTCTCCGGCGGGCTGGACGGTCGCGGACGGGGTCATCACCGTCGACAAGGCGCGGGGCAATATCGAGACCAAGCGGAGTTTCGGCGATTATCAACTGCATCTGGAATGGCGCATTCCCGCCGACATCGCGGGGTCTGGCCAGGCGCGGGGCAACAGCGGCGTGTTCCTGGCGTCCACAGGCTCGCGCGATCAGGGCTATGAGGTGCAGATCCTCGACAGCTATCAGAGCGCGACCTACGTCAACGGCCAGGCCGGCGCCGTCTACAAGCAGCACCCGCCCCTGGCCAACGCCAACCGCAAGCCGGGTGAGTGGCAGACCTACGACATCATCTGGCGCGCGCCGGTGTTCGGCGCCGATGGCGCGCTGGCCAGGCCCGCCTCGGTGACGGTGCTGCACAACGGCGTGCTGGTGCAGGACAACGCGGTCCTGGCGGGCGAGACGGTCTATATCGGCAAGCCTGGCTACAAGGCCCACGGCTCGTCGCCGATCAAGCTGCAGGCGCACGGCGACCCCAGCGCGCCGATCAGCTTCCGCAATATCTGGGTGCGAGAGCTGGCGCTGCGCTAG
- a CDS encoding TonB-dependent receptor, whose product MTRGLHRMPVLNLRALRAGTAYAALLAGALATPALAQTATAPAAQAADAIEEIIVVGSRIQRKDADGVGVVTTITEQDLKNSGAGSVGELLQKLPAAGVSLSSNGTQGTSYGASSINLRYLGGAEGSGNRVLVLVDGHRWVDGVGQRGFRDFVDLNTMPLGMIEGVEVLKDGASAIYGSDAIAGVVNIKTARDFDGLKLTAKYGGTTHGDGQSYSAIANFGKRFDKSAILISASYVKDKPILTTSRDLTRVTLVPVTAPGTSPNGLYILPGLSNNAFFGTPTGFATSASPVAFNAGATIGAGALADNAYHPAALPGDYYNTQAQGIYSAGPSERYGVYARWTADLSDTVRFKAEGLFNQRKSDQLFSPVLLDIGGSAGTIRGFSIANNQAFNPFGTANGVPTANALAFAANSAWRIRKVMTEVGNRDNIQDVKTWRIAGGFDGELNLFGREWRWDVYGLYSKNKIDTQALNGVNYDRLALGLGPNCATTAGCVAINLFSPMTTAQADYIRFTARESNQTEILDFTANITGELFQLPAGPLAIAAGVEHRKNKASDSPDPFVNAPPTNIPTPASGAAFASNTTTTAQTRIATVGQYSLNEIYAEAAIPLLKDVPLAKTLDLSLAARYSDYDTVGGDRTVKVGVGWRPIEDILVRGTYAQGFRAPSILELFQGGRQTSFQGTDPCNGGATANPSLPGCTGVPTGYNQINYNLNGLIPGTISGNTKLKAETADTYSAGVAIKPRFAPGLSLTVDWYEITVRDAISSQSATQILSLCAQRAGVFCDLVSRDASTGAITNLLQGVLNLAEIKTSGVDTTLRYDFSTDAGKFAAVIDASYLDSFKTTSPNPAGGAPIVDERAGKGDQPRSTYPHWKGQASFSWTGGAWNALWRGRYIGSTTDVANTVKDAKTKAIFYNDLEGGYQFERYDTAISVGISNIFDKAPPASYANAPINYDIYTYDARGRYGYVRVSAKF is encoded by the coding sequence ATGACGAGGGGACTTCATCGTATGCCCGTACTGAACCTGCGCGCGCTTCGCGCCGGAACCGCCTACGCCGCCCTGCTGGCCGGAGCCCTGGCGACGCCGGCCCTGGCGCAGACGGCCACCGCACCCGCCGCCCAGGCCGCCGACGCCATCGAAGAGATCATCGTCGTCGGTTCGCGCATCCAGCGTAAGGACGCCGACGGGGTCGGGGTGGTTACGACGATCACCGAACAAGACCTGAAGAACTCGGGCGCGGGTTCGGTCGGCGAACTCCTGCAGAAGCTTCCCGCCGCCGGCGTCAGCCTCAGCAGCAACGGCACCCAAGGCACCTCGTACGGCGCCAGCTCGATCAATCTGCGCTACCTCGGCGGGGCCGAGGGCAGCGGCAACCGCGTGCTGGTGCTGGTCGACGGCCATCGCTGGGTGGATGGCGTAGGCCAGCGCGGCTTCCGCGACTTCGTCGATCTCAACACCATGCCGCTGGGCATGATCGAGGGCGTCGAGGTGCTGAAGGACGGCGCCTCGGCCATCTACGGCTCCGACGCCATCGCCGGCGTGGTGAACATCAAGACGGCGCGTGATTTCGACGGTCTCAAGCTGACGGCCAAGTACGGCGGCACGACCCATGGCGACGGTCAGTCCTATTCAGCCATCGCCAACTTCGGGAAGCGCTTCGACAAGAGCGCGATCCTCATCTCGGCCAGCTACGTCAAGGACAAGCCGATCCTGACGACCTCGCGCGATCTGACGCGCGTCACCCTGGTTCCGGTCACCGCGCCGGGCACGAGCCCGAACGGCCTCTACATCCTGCCGGGCCTGTCCAACAACGCCTTCTTCGGCACGCCCACCGGCTTCGCCACCTCGGCCAGCCCCGTCGCCTTCAACGCCGGCGCGACGATCGGCGCGGGCGCCCTGGCCGACAACGCCTATCATCCGGCCGCTTTGCCCGGGGACTATTACAACACCCAGGCCCAGGGCATCTATTCGGCGGGGCCCAGCGAGCGCTACGGCGTCTACGCCCGCTGGACCGCCGACCTAAGCGACACCGTTCGCTTCAAGGCCGAGGGCCTGTTCAACCAGCGCAAGTCTGACCAGCTGTTCTCGCCGGTCCTGCTGGATATCGGCGGCTCAGCGGGCACGATCCGGGGCTTTTCCATCGCCAACAATCAAGCGTTCAACCCGTTCGGCACGGCCAACGGCGTTCCGACGGCCAATGCGCTGGCCTTCGCCGCGAACTCGGCCTGGCGCATCCGCAAGGTGATGACCGAGGTCGGCAACCGCGACAACATCCAGGACGTGAAGACCTGGCGCATCGCCGGCGGCTTCGATGGTGAGCTGAACCTGTTCGGCCGCGAATGGCGCTGGGACGTCTACGGCCTCTACTCCAAGAACAAGATCGACACCCAGGCGCTGAACGGCGTGAACTATGACCGGCTCGCGCTGGGTCTGGGGCCGAACTGCGCGACGACCGCGGGCTGCGTGGCGATCAACCTGTTCTCGCCGATGACCACCGCCCAGGCCGACTACATCCGCTTCACCGCGCGCGAGTCGAACCAGACCGAGATCTTGGACTTCACGGCCAACATCACCGGCGAGCTCTTCCAGCTACCGGCCGGCCCACTGGCGATCGCCGCCGGCGTCGAGCACCGCAAGAACAAGGCGTCCGACAGCCCCGATCCGTTCGTCAACGCTCCGCCGACCAACATCCCGACCCCGGCCTCCGGCGCGGCGTTCGCCAGCAACACCACGACCACCGCCCAGACCCGGATCGCGACCGTCGGTCAGTACAGTCTGAACGAAATCTACGCCGAAGCGGCGATCCCGCTGCTCAAGGACGTGCCCCTGGCCAAGACGCTCGATCTCAGCCTGGCGGCCCGCTACTCGGATTACGACACGGTCGGCGGCGACCGCACGGTCAAGGTGGGCGTGGGCTGGCGTCCGATCGAAGATATCCTGGTGCGCGGCACCTATGCTCAAGGGTTCCGGGCCCCGTCGATCCTTGAGCTCTTCCAAGGCGGACGCCAGACGAGCTTCCAAGGGACCGACCCCTGCAACGGCGGCGCAACCGCCAACCCCAGCCTGCCCGGCTGCACGGGCGTGCCCACCGGCTACAACCAGATCAACTACAACCTCAATGGCCTGATCCCAGGCACCATCTCTGGCAACACCAAGCTCAAGGCCGAGACCGCCGACACCTATAGCGCCGGCGTCGCCATCAAGCCGCGCTTCGCGCCGGGCCTCAGCCTGACAGTCGACTGGTATGAGATCACCGTCCGCGACGCGATCTCGAGCCAGTCGGCCACGCAGATCCTCAGCCTGTGCGCCCAGCGCGCCGGGGTGTTCTGCGACCTCGTCTCCCGCGACGCCTCGACCGGCGCCATCACCAACCTGCTGCAAGGCGTGCTGAACCTCGCCGAGATCAAGACCTCGGGCGTGGACACGACGCTCCGCTACGACTTCAGCACTGACGCCGGCAAGTTCGCCGCCGTGATCGACGCCTCGTATCTGGACAGCTTCAAGACCACGAGCCCGAACCCGGCCGGCGGCGCGCCGATCGTCGATGAACGCGCCGGCAAGGGCGATCAGCCTCGCTCGACCTATCCGCACTGGAAGGGCCAGGCCTCGTTCAGCTGGACCGGCGGAGCCTGGAACGCGCTCTGGCGCGGCCGCTACATCGGCTCGACCACCGACGTCGCCAACACCGTGAAGGACGCCAAGACCAAGGCGATCTTCTACAACGACCTGGAAGGCGGCTATCAGTTCGAGCGCTACGACACCGCCATCAGCGTCGGGATCAGCAACATCTTCGACAAGGCGCCGCCTGCGTCCTATGCGAACGCCCCGATCAACTACGACATCTACACCTACGACGCCCGCGGCCGGTACGGATACGTCCGCGTCTCGGCGAAGTTCTAG